The Rana temporaria chromosome 4, aRanTem1.1, whole genome shotgun sequence genome contains a region encoding:
- the LOC120935492 gene encoding gastrula zinc finger protein XlCGF17.1-like → PQTVRDGARPSYSSYPEEPQTVRDGAVLPKEKKFSCTECGRCFSKRSNLCTHERLHTGEKSYSCFECGKHFLDKSHLYIHQKSHTGDKPLSCPKCGKCFSRISNFYSHQRLHADEKPYSCPDCGKCFSQMSHLYSHQRLHTGEMPYSCPKCGKCFANKSFYLRHQRLHTGEKPYSCPKCDKSFSQSSHLYTHQRLHTGEKPFSCADCGKSFSMKSNLQRHRTIHTGEKPYSCSECEKCFVQKSELVIHQRSHTGEKPYSCPDCGKGFTRKPNLHRHQTLHTGEKPYSCPDCGKCFGQKSKLVTHQRCHTGEKPYSCPECGKCFSEKSHLSRHQRSHMEEKPLPCPE, encoded by the coding sequence cctcagactgtgagggacggtgccagaccatcgtattcctcttatcccgaggaacctcagactgtgagggacggtgcagTCCTTCCAAAAGAGAAGAAGTTTTCCTGCACTGAGTGCGGGAGGTGTTTTTCTAAGCGATCCAACCTTTGTACACACGAAAGattgcacacgggtgagaagtCATATTCCTGCTTTGAGTGTGGGAAACATTTTTTGGATAAGTCTCATCTTTACatacatcagaaatctcacacagGGGATAAGCCGCTTTCCTGTCctaagtgtgggaaatgtttttcaaggatATCCAATTTTTACAGCCATCAGAGATTGCACGCGgatgagaagccatattcctgcccagactgcgggaaatgtttttcacagatgtcCCATCTTTACAGCCATCAGAGATTGCATACAGGTGAGATGCCATATTCCTGCCctaagtgtgggaaatgttttgcaaaCAAGTCTTTTTATCTtagacatcagagattgcacacaggtgagaaaccgtattcctgtccCAAGTGTGATAAAAGTTTTTCACAGTCTTCACATCTTTACacgcatcagagattgcacacaggggaaaagccgttTTCCTGTGCTGATTGCGGGAAAtctttttcaatgaagtccaatcTTCAAAGACACCGAACaattcacacaggggagaagccgtattcctgttctgagtgcgagaaatgttttgtacaaaaatcagaacttgtcatacatcagagatctcacacgggggagaagccgtattcctgtcctgattgcGGGAAAGGTTTTACTAGGAAACCCAATCTTCACAGACATCAGACATTGcatacgggggagaagccgtattcctgtcctgactgcgggaaatgttttggacAAAAGTCAAAACTTGTCACGCATCAGAGATGTcatacgggggagaagccgtattcctgtcctgagtgtgggaaatgtttttcagaaaagtctcatctttccagacatcagaggtctcacatggAGGAGAAGCCActtccctgtcctgagtga